Proteins found in one Drosophila busckii strain San Diego stock center, stock number 13000-0081.31 chromosome 2R, ASM1175060v1, whole genome shotgun sequence genomic segment:
- the LOC108596852 gene encoding accessory gland protein Acp62F has translation MLLLPAVCLVLIATPALLFNVVIVHETDPDPARHKYVWNPFLAFCGPNATRVLCAGVCPETCDFKSLQCTTHCGVHCKCKEGYVYHEPKLKCMLRSECPSNAFQREVQAHRVFQ, from the coding sequence atgctgttgctgcctgcagTTTGTCTAGTGCTCATAGCTACGCCAGCGCTGCTGTTCAATGTTGTGATAGTGCATGAAACAGATCCGGATCCCGCACGTCATAAATACGTATGGAATCCTTTCCTAGCCTTCTGTGGACCCAATGCTACCCGCGTGCTCTGCGCTGGCGTCTGCCCAGAAACTTGTGACTTTAAGTCGCTACAGTGCACCACGCATTGTGGTGTTCATTGCAAGTGTAAAGAGGGTTACGTTTATCACGAGCCTAAACTCAAGTGCATGCTACGCTCAGAGTGTCCTTCGAATGCTTTTCAGCGCGAGGTTCAAGCGCATCGCGTGTTTCAGTGA
- the LOC108596853 gene encoding uncharacterized protein LOC108596853 — protein sequence MCAFGYLLFFALLLTTILVLSIIFATNSKRSMMDSFILVFNYTQAEQQQQQKLLLLQPEEE from the coding sequence ATGTGCGCATTtggttatttattgttttttgctttattgctaACAACAATTCTGGTGCTCTCCATTATATTTGCCACGAACTCCAAGCGTTCGATGATGGATAGTTTTATACTTGTTTTCAATTATACACAAgctgaacagcaacaacaacaaaagctactGCTACTGCAGCCAGAAGaagaataa